A genomic segment from Gadus morhua chromosome 4, gadMor3.0, whole genome shotgun sequence encodes:
- the LOC115543092 gene encoding snaclec stejaggregin-B subunit beta-1-like — protein sequence MSWTDAQVYCRSTHTDLVSIRNPEENQAVATAIDELNVWIGLFKYGEHWSDGRNSSFRHWSPDFGVLLPQNCAVMTGRTSGRWGQRSCDELHPFLCTCTRKRVLKVKVRLEDIQELNDPAMNTAILNQTQQLLNEATLSNHHKMVWKSNSEGQVFTKEQCQEDQEQEQDFCDTV from the exons ATGTCCTGGACCGATGCACAGGTGTACTGCAGGAGTACCCACACAGACCTGGTCAGCATCAGGAACCCAGAGGAGAACCAGGCAGTCGCGACGGCAATTGATGAATTGAATGTCTGGATCGGCCTATTCAAATATGGAGAACACTGGTCGGACGGGCGCAACTCCTCCTTCAGACATTGGAGTCCCGATTTCGGTGTTCTCCTCCCTCAAAACTGCGCTGTGATGACTGGCAGGACTTCTGGAAGATGGGGCCAACGATCATGTGATGAGTTGCATCCGTTTCTCTGTACCT GTACTAGGAAGCGGGTTCTCAAGGTGAAGGTGCGTTTAGAGGACATCCAGGAACTGAACGACCCTGCCATGAATACTGCCATCTTGAATCAA ACCCAACAGTTGCTGAACGAAGCGACTTTGAGCAACCACCATAAGATGGTGTGGAAAAGCAATTCTGAGGGTCAGGTCTTCACCAAGGAGCAGTGTCAGGAGGAccaagagcaagagcaagactTCTGTGATACTGTATAG